The Denitrificimonas caeni genome has a segment encoding these proteins:
- a CDS encoding acetyltransferase, whose amino-acid sequence MTKTLLILGAGGHGKAVAESALLSGQWQRILFVDDRWPTLQESFGLPVVTDVAGLAAFVDKAQGAIAAVGNNQVRAKWCTAIEQAGIDLVSVVHPRAYVSASVALGAGTAVMALAMVGADAKVGRGAIINANATLDHDAVLGDFAHLGVGVQIAGGVRVGARAWLQAGCSAGYHVVVPEDENIPAGAALRAE is encoded by the coding sequence ATGACAAAGACATTATTAATATTGGGTGCGGGCGGGCACGGTAAAGCCGTTGCTGAGTCTGCTTTGTTATCTGGCCAGTGGCAGCGGATCTTATTTGTTGATGATCGCTGGCCGACCTTGCAAGAGTCCTTTGGTTTGCCTGTGGTCACTGATGTTGCTGGTTTGGCGGCATTTGTTGATAAAGCGCAAGGCGCGATTGCGGCTGTCGGTAACAATCAAGTGCGTGCAAAGTGGTGTACAGCCATTGAGCAGGCGGGCATTGATCTGGTCTCTGTGGTGCATCCGCGTGCCTACGTCAGTGCTTCAGTTGCTTTAGGTGCAGGTACTGCGGTGATGGCCTTGGCAATGGTTGGCGCTGACGCCAAAGTTGGCCGCGGAGCCATTATTAATGCCAATGCTACGCTGGATCATGACGCCGTTTTAGGCGACTTTGCCCACTTAGGCGTGGGTGTGCAGATAGCCGGCGGTGTTCGGGTTGGCGCACGAGCTTGGCTGCAAGCGGGTTGCAGTGCGGGGTATCATGTTGTGGTGCCAGAAGACGAAAATATACCAGCGGGTGCGGCGTTGCGTGCGGAATAA
- a CDS encoding MraY family glycosyltransferase, with product MSNGLIIAAVFIAAFVLTWVLRRYALASSLMDIPNERSSHSVPTPRGGGVAIVLSFLAVLPLLGVMQWLPWSAVIATVGAGAAVAVLGFLDDHGHIAARWRLLGHFSAAAWALYWLGGLPPLLVFGYTFDLGIFGSILAAVYIVWLLNLYNFMDGIDGIASVEAICVCLGGALLYALLGASVLALLPLLLAAAVAGFLCWNFPPARIFMGDAGSGFLGLILAVLSLQAAWFKAELLWSWVILLGVFVVDATFTLLRRLLRGDKVYEAHRSHAYQYASRQFGAHRSVTLAVLLINLVWLLPLALAVGLGYLDGLLGVLIAYVPLLLLAIKFKAGQLEKAGL from the coding sequence ATGAGTAACGGACTGATAATTGCGGCTGTATTTATCGCTGCATTTGTATTGACTTGGGTTTTACGCCGCTATGCTTTGGCCAGCAGCTTGATGGATATTCCCAACGAACGCAGCTCACATTCAGTGCCTACGCCGCGCGGTGGTGGGGTGGCGATTGTGTTGAGCTTTCTTGCTGTGTTGCCACTGCTGGGCGTTATGCAGTGGCTGCCTTGGTCTGCTGTAATCGCCACTGTTGGCGCAGGAGCGGCTGTGGCTGTGCTGGGTTTCTTAGATGACCATGGTCATATTGCTGCACGCTGGCGTTTACTCGGTCATTTCTCTGCTGCGGCTTGGGCTTTGTATTGGTTAGGTGGTTTGCCGCCACTGTTGGTGTTTGGTTATACCTTTGATTTGGGCATCTTTGGCAGCATCTTGGCTGCGGTTTATATTGTTTGGCTGCTTAATCTGTATAATTTTATGGACGGCATTGATGGCATTGCCAGCGTTGAAGCCATTTGTGTGTGCCTCGGTGGCGCGCTTTTGTATGCGCTGCTGGGTGCTTCGGTTTTAGCTCTGCTGCCATTGTTATTGGCTGCTGCTGTGGCGGGTTTTTTATGCTGGAACTTTCCCCCAGCCAGAATTTTTATGGGCGATGCCGGTAGTGGTTTTTTAGGCTTGATTTTGGCGGTGCTGTCGTTACAGGCGGCTTGGTTTAAAGCTGAGCTGCTGTGGAGTTGGGTGATTTTATTGGGTGTGTTTGTGGTGGATGCGACCTTTACTCTGCTGCGTCGTTTATTGCGCGGCGATAAAGTCTATGAAGCGCACCGCAGCCATGCCTATCAATATGCATCGCGTCAGTTTGGCGCACATCGCTCGGTAACTTTGGCGGTGCTACTGATTAACCTAGTGTGGCTGTTACCGCTGGCGCTAGCAGTGGGCTTGGGTTATCTCGATGGCTTGCTGGGCGTGTTGATTGCTTATGTACCGCTGCTGCTACTTGCCATCAAGTTTAAAGCAGGGCAGTTAGAAAAGGCTGGGCTGTGA
- a CDS encoding ATP-binding protein, with the protein MDFNARLLGIKGARGAGKSTILLQYAKSLNLAATQVLYVTCDHPAMVGVSLYDLAEAFYARGGRLLLVDEIHKADNFSQELKAVYDVFDLQLLFSGSSALQIEHASADLSRRAVVHRLGVLSFREFCELELGQTLPSFSLAEVLSLHEDIAAQLLQHFRPLEQFAKYLRYGCYPFYQESLADYPSKLLEVVNLTIDSDLSRIYRIDPSKLDKLKKILYMLCSTHPYELNVSKLSAAAGVSWPTLQKYLQHMDAGSLIHVVRGGVGMRAVNKPDKLLLDNPNLFQVLCGGSNLDSVRESFFVSQLGLKHQVHYHDRGDFVVDDEWAFEVGGASKTSAQLQGGKGFVAADDIEVGFENKIPLWLFGFLY; encoded by the coding sequence GTGGACTTTAACGCTCGTTTATTAGGCATTAAAGGTGCGCGTGGTGCGGGTAAAAGTACAATTTTACTGCAGTATGCTAAGTCGCTAAATTTAGCGGCTACTCAGGTTTTGTATGTGACCTGTGACCACCCTGCGATGGTTGGGGTGAGTCTGTATGATCTGGCCGAGGCGTTTTATGCGCGTGGTGGCAGGTTATTATTGGTGGATGAAATTCATAAGGCTGATAACTTTTCGCAAGAACTTAAAGCTGTTTACGATGTGTTTGATTTGCAACTGCTGTTCAGCGGTTCTAGCGCGTTGCAAATTGAACATGCCAGCGCCGATTTATCGCGGCGGGCGGTGGTGCATCGCTTAGGTGTATTGTCGTTTCGTGAGTTTTGTGAATTAGAGCTTGGGCAAACCTTGCCCAGTTTTTCTTTAGCCGAGGTACTGTCCTTACATGAAGATATTGCTGCGCAACTCTTGCAACATTTTCGACCGCTAGAGCAGTTTGCTAAATACCTGCGTTATGGTTGCTATCCTTTTTATCAAGAGTCTTTAGCTGATTATCCTTCTAAGCTGTTGGAGGTGGTTAATTTAACCATTGATTCAGATTTAAGCCGTATTTACCGTATTGATCCGTCTAAGCTGGATAAGCTTAAAAAGATTTTATATATGCTGTGTAGCACTCATCCGTACGAATTAAATGTGTCTAAATTAAGTGCGGCAGCGGGTGTGTCTTGGCCGACTTTGCAGAAATATTTACAGCACATGGATGCCGGTAGTTTGATTCATGTGGTGCGTGGCGGTGTTGGTATGAGGGCGGTCAATAAGCCCGATAAGTTGTTGCTAGATAACCCTAATTTATTTCAGGTACTGTGCGGCGGTAGTAATCTTGATTCTGTGCGTGAGAGTTTTTTTGTTTCGCAATTGGGGCTCAAGCATCAGGTGCATTACCACGATCGCGGTGACTTTGTGGTGGATGATGAATGGGCGTTTGAAGTGGGTGGGGCAAGTAAAACCAGTGCACAGCTGCAGGGCGGTAAAGGCTTTGTTGCAGCCGATGATATTGAGGTGGGCTTCGAGAACAAAATCCCCTTGTGGTTGTTTGGGTTTTTGTATTAG
- a CDS encoding protein-export chaperone SecB, which yields MSIQLSPLQLMQMTFTKTQVEVFETVEDAGEFWAPQFDFEGVNLLVENTIGQQENNTTDFMVALRVAVLNEADAVKKAPYTFDIAVQGVFKLAESFTCEDRRDLVRVNGSAMLYGAIRDMLQQITARSMYGTLLLPTLHFLPESTDSKKL from the coding sequence ATGAGTATTCAATTATCACCTTTACAGCTGATGCAGATGACGTTTACTAAAACGCAGGTTGAAGTATTTGAAACTGTTGAGGATGCTGGTGAGTTTTGGGCACCACAGTTTGATTTTGAAGGCGTAAACTTACTTGTCGAAAACACCATAGGTCAACAGGAAAACAATACGACTGACTTTATGGTCGCGCTGCGTGTTGCAGTGTTAAATGAGGCTGATGCAGTCAAAAAAGCACCTTACACCTTTGATATTGCTGTGCAGGGCGTGTTTAAGCTCGCAGAGAGTTTTACTTGTGAAGATCGGCGCGACTTAGTTCGAGTGAACGGCTCGGCTATGTTGTATGGTGCTATTCGCGATATGTTGCAGCAAATCACCGCACGCTCGATGTACGGTACATTGCTACTGCCAACACTGCACTTTTTACCAGAAAGTACAGACAGCAAAAAACTATAA
- a CDS encoding peptidoglycan-binding protein: MNNPIRLTRRLAAVYQQLFATCTVQPQHQAAVVRLTAQLRQQHSRYAQVADKTQVPWAVIAVIHALESSQRFDRHLHNGDPLHSRTVNVPAHRPLTRPPFTWEASAVDALHYSGLGKWRDWSIAGTLFKLEAYNGWGYRRYHPQVLSPYLWSFSQHYQRGKYAADGRFDANLVSKQCGAAVLLKQLDAFALMQPAPATQADAQLAPIIRTPRPYPGQLMQRSQQQHSSVKHIQQRLNALGYQPALKIDNYFGAKTEHAVKWFQANSQLSDTPLKIDGIVGPKTWQALFNAKP, from the coding sequence ATGAACAACCCCATTCGTCTCACCCGCAGATTAGCTGCGGTGTACCAACAACTGTTTGCCACCTGCACGGTCCAGCCGCAGCACCAAGCTGCGGTGGTGCGTTTAACTGCACAACTACGCCAGCAACACAGCCGCTACGCACAAGTCGCCGACAAAACACAGGTACCTTGGGCAGTGATTGCGGTGATTCATGCGCTGGAGTCCAGTCAGCGTTTTGATCGACACCTACACAACGGCGATCCACTGCACAGCCGCACGGTTAATGTTCCTGCGCACCGCCCACTGACGCGACCGCCTTTCACTTGGGAAGCCTCGGCTGTGGATGCATTGCATTACAGCGGTCTTGGCAAATGGCGTGACTGGAGCATCGCCGGCACGTTATTTAAGCTCGAAGCCTATAACGGCTGGGGTTATCGCCGTTATCATCCGCAGGTATTGTCACCTTATTTATGGTCTTTTTCGCAGCATTATCAGCGCGGCAAGTATGCTGCAGATGGCCGATTTGATGCCAATTTGGTTTCAAAACAATGTGGTGCAGCGGTGCTGCTTAAACAATTGGATGCCTTTGCCCTTATGCAACCGGCCCCCGCAACTCAAGCAGATGCACAACTCGCACCGATTATAAGAACGCCCCGCCCTTACCCTGGGCAGTTGATGCAACGCAGCCAACAACAACACAGCAGCGTAAAACACATTCAACAACGCTTAAATGCCCTCGGCTATCAACCTGCGCTCAAAATAGACAACTACTTCGGTGCTAAAACCGAGCACGCGGTTAAATGGTTTCAAGCCAACAGCCAGCTCTCTGATACGCCACTAAAAATCGACGGCATAGTCGGGCCCAAAACTTGGCAAGCGTTGTTTAATGCCAAGCCCTAG
- a CDS encoding UDP-glucose 4-epimerase family protein, protein MSSKQQRVLLTGATGFVGSAVQQRIITDEQYALTIAVRRPVAAPSAVSVVQVPELTAHTDWREALQGVDVVVHSAARVHVMNETSADPLAEFRKVNVEGTLALARQAASAGVQRFVFVSSIKVNGEGTELGQPYSADTLANPSDPYGVSKYEAEQALLALAQETGLEVAIIRPVLVYGPGVKANFRSMMKWVQRGVPLPLGAIHNKRSLVALDNLVDLILTCAKHPAAINQVFLASDGEDLSTTQMLQHLGVALDKKARLVPVPMSWLNLGFTLLGKKSFTQRLCGSLQVDISKNQQLLGWTPPMSVNDAMRKTAAAYLAES, encoded by the coding sequence ATGAGTTCTAAACAACAGCGTGTGCTGCTGACTGGTGCAACAGGCTTCGTAGGCAGTGCTGTGCAGCAGCGCATTATTACCGACGAGCAGTATGCTTTAACCATTGCTGTGCGCCGACCTGTGGCTGCGCCAAGTGCTGTAAGCGTGGTACAAGTGCCAGAGCTAACTGCGCATACGGATTGGCGTGAGGCATTACAAGGCGTCGATGTAGTGGTTCACTCTGCTGCCCGTGTGCATGTGATGAATGAGACCTCGGCTGATCCTTTGGCTGAGTTTCGTAAAGTGAATGTTGAAGGTACTTTAGCTCTAGCGCGCCAAGCTGCGTCTGCTGGAGTGCAGCGTTTTGTATTTGTTAGTTCGATTAAAGTGAATGGCGAAGGTACTGAGCTGGGGCAGCCGTATAGCGCTGATACGTTAGCGAATCCTAGCGATCCTTACGGTGTGTCGAAATATGAAGCTGAGCAGGCGCTGTTAGCCTTAGCGCAAGAAACGGGTTTAGAAGTGGCAATTATTCGCCCGGTTCTGGTCTATGGCCCTGGTGTGAAAGCCAATTTTCGCAGCATGATGAAGTGGGTGCAGCGTGGTGTACCTCTGCCTCTTGGTGCTATTCATAACAAGCGCAGTTTGGTTGCGTTGGATAATTTGGTTGACTTGATTTTGACCTGCGCAAAACATCCAGCGGCTATTAATCAGGTATTTTTAGCCAGTGATGGGGAAGACTTATCGACGACCCAAATGTTGCAGCATTTAGGCGTTGCGTTAGATAAGAAAGCGCGTTTAGTGCCTGTGCCTATGAGCTGGTTAAATTTAGGATTTACGCTACTGGGTAAAAAGAGTTTTACCCAGCGTCTGTGTGGATCATTGCAAGTTGATATCAGTAAAAACCAGCAGCTATTGGGCTGGACTCCTCCCATGTCGGTTAACGATGCCATGCGCAAAACTGCAGCGGCGTATTTGGCAGAGTCTTAG
- a CDS encoding type II toxin-antitoxin system MqsA family antitoxin: protein MTTDKKVSPICPLCEQGVLTEQETSELTVYKGVERMLPLHFACCSECGTEQAEAKHIRANKRAMQAFKKEVDGLLTGVQMRELRESLGLTQGQAAEVFGGGPVAFSKYESDDVAQSEGMDKLLRVAQAVPAAFAWLKQHAGFAADQAALSKESMVLPLAAVGVKRCAQPQKFADFQLQTPMREQLVIGTAYFTGAAQSQWVH, encoded by the coding sequence ATGACAACTGATAAGAAAGTGTCGCCAATATGTCCGCTATGCGAGCAGGGCGTTTTAACTGAGCAAGAAACAAGTGAGTTGACTGTCTATAAAGGCGTTGAACGTATGTTGCCATTGCATTTTGCCTGCTGTTCAGAGTGTGGTACTGAGCAGGCAGAGGCTAAGCACATCCGAGCTAATAAGCGTGCTATGCAGGCTTTTAAAAAAGAAGTGGATGGTTTGCTAACAGGTGTGCAAATGCGTGAACTGCGTGAGTCTTTAGGTTTGACTCAAGGTCAAGCTGCAGAAGTGTTTGGTGGTGGGCCTGTAGCTTTTAGTAAATATGAGTCGGATGATGTGGCCCAATCAGAAGGGATGGATAAATTGTTGCGTGTTGCCCAAGCTGTGCCTGCGGCGTTTGCGTGGCTGAAGCAGCATGCTGGGTTTGCAGCCGATCAAGCAGCGTTATCAAAAGAGTCTATGGTGCTTCCTTTGGCTGCTGTCGGAGTGAAGCGCTGCGCACAGCCACAGAAGTTTGCAGATTTTCAACTACAAACCCCTATGCGTGAGCAGTTAGTCATTGGTACGGCATACTTTACTGGTGCTGCGCAAAGTCAGTGGGTTCATTAA
- a CDS encoding helix-turn-helix domain-containing protein translates to MDVFERQRYLDELGEQLAQGKISIGEAVYRLRKDVTGLGQAQFARMCKISLRALRQIEHNEGNPTLQTLNSVFNLFGMQMGVIKRAQPG, encoded by the coding sequence ATGGATGTTTTTGAGCGGCAGCGTTACTTAGATGAATTAGGCGAACAACTCGCACAGGGTAAGATCAGTATTGGTGAGGCGGTATACAGATTACGTAAAGACGTTACCGGCTTAGGCCAAGCGCAATTTGCGCGCATGTGCAAAATCTCTTTGCGAGCCTTGCGTCAAATTGAACACAATGAAGGCAATCCAACCTTGCAGACTTTAAACAGTGTTTTTAACTTGTTTGGCATGCAAATGGGCGTCATTAAACGCGCACAGCCCGGTTAA